Within Streptomyces sp. NBC_00704, the genomic segment CTGCATCTGCCGAGGAAGCGCTCGCAGGCGCGCATCGACTACCTGGGCGCCGGTCTGCTGACGCTCGGCATCACCTCCATCGTCCTCGTCACCACCTGGGGCGGCTCGGAGTACGCCTGGACCTCCGCGCGGATCATGGAGCTCGTCGCCATCGGCGTCGCCTCGCTCATCGGGTTCGTGTTCTGGCAGACCAGGGCCGCGGAACCGATCGTGCCGCTGCACATCTTCCGCAGCCGCAACTTCACCCTGATGTCCCTGATCGGCTTCATCACCGGCTTCGTGATGTTCGGCGCCACCCTCTTCCTGCCGCTGTACCAGCAGTCGGTGCAGGGCGCCTCCGCGACCAACTCCGGGCTGCTTCTGCTGCCGATGCTCGGCGCGATGCTGGTCACCTCGATGGTGGCCGGGCGGGTGACGACCAACAGCGGCAAGTACAAGATCTTCCCGGTCGTCGGCAGCGTCCTGATGGTGATCGGCCTGTACCTGCTGTCGACGATGGACACCGGGACCAGCCGCCTCACCTCCGGCGTCTTCATGGCCGTCGTCGGCCTCGGCATGGGCTGCCTGATGCAGATCACGATGCTGGTCGCCCAGAACAGCGTCGAGATGAAGGACATGGGCGTCGCGTCCTCGTCCACCACCCTGTTCCGCACCCTCGGCTCCTCCTTCGGCGTCGCGATCATGGGCGCCCTGTTCAACAACCGGGTCCAGGACGTGATGTCCGAGCGGGCCGGCTCACTGGGCTCGAAGATCACCGAGCAGTCCGCGCAGCTGGACGCGGCCAGCCTGGCCAAGCTGCCCGCGGCCGCCCGGGAGGCCTACCAGCACGCGGTGTCGGCCGGCACCCACACGGCGTTCCTGCTGGGCGCCGTGGTGGCGATCGCCGCGCTGGTGGCGGCGGTGTTCGTGAAGGAGGTTCCGCTGAAGGGGGCGGGACCGCAGAAGGCGAACGACGGGACCGACGGTCCGGCCGTCGCGCCGCCGCCCATGGCCGAGGCGGTCTGACCCCACCAGCACTGAACGAAGGCCTCCGGCGGTGTCCGCCTCGGGGGCCTTCCTCATGCCCCCGTCCCACCTCGCCGGAGAGGCTCTCCCGCACGCGAGGAGGCTCTCCGGCACCGAAAGCAGGCGTCTGTGCTCGGTGAGGATGACGGAGGAAACGGAGAGAACCGAGTCGGTGGCAGGTGGCATCGGTGGCGGCGGCGCCTACGGCGCAGGCGGGGGCCGACGGCGGCCCCCGTACCGACCGACCGACGGCGGGCGCGGTGCCCGGAGCGGCAGCAGTGCCGGCGTCCGCAGCGGTGCCGCCCACGGCCGCCCCCGGCGCCCGCCAGGTGCCCGCCGTGGGGTGTGGCACCGGTCCGGGTGGTGGTCGGGGCGGTGGTCCGGCGGCGGGCCCCTCACGGCATCGTCGGATAGCTTCCGGTGTTGGTCGGCGCGTGCTCGGGCAGCCACAGGACGGCCACGGCGCCCTCGGACGGTATGTGCTCCGGGGCCCCCGCGGGCCGCACGTTGCGAAAGGTCAGCCGGGCTCCCAGGACGCGGGCCTGGCCCGCCGCGATG encodes:
- a CDS encoding MDR family MFS transporter, translating into MADTKTPETEPEKQPRSVRVVLLALMITMMLAMLDNMIVGTAMPTIVGDLGGLEHLSWVVTGYTLATAASTPIWGKIGDMYGRKGAFMASIVIFLIGSALSGMAQNMGELIGFRAIQGLGAGGLMVGVMAIIGDLIPPRERGKYQGMMAGVMALAMIGGPLVGGTITDNWGWRWSFYINLPLGVVSLIAISVVLHLPRKRSQARIDYLGAGLLTLGITSIVLVTTWGGSEYAWTSARIMELVAIGVASLIGFVFWQTRAAEPIVPLHIFRSRNFTLMSLIGFITGFVMFGATLFLPLYQQSVQGASATNSGLLLLPMLGAMLVTSMVAGRVTTNSGKYKIFPVVGSVLMVIGLYLLSTMDTGTSRLTSGVFMAVVGLGMGCLMQITMLVAQNSVEMKDMGVASSSTTLFRTLGSSFGVAIMGALFNNRVQDVMSERAGSLGSKITEQSAQLDAASLAKLPAAAREAYQHAVSAGTHTAFLLGAVVAIAALVAAVFVKEVPLKGAGPQKANDGTDGPAVAPPPMAEAV